A genome region from Candidatus Neptunochlamydia vexilliferae includes the following:
- the mutY gene encoding A/G-specific adenine glycosylase — MDLEKLSHAQSFDRERLRQWFFLNRRPLPWRENPSPYEVWVSEVMLQQTQVSVVVPYFKRWMTLFPTISALAAAPLEKVIKAWEGLGYYSRARNLHEGARYLTEHHGGELPDTYEDLKNVKGLGPYTIGAILSFAFKQKAAAVDGNVFRVLARYFAIEEPIDKSFVQKEIRTLTAALLPDDEPWIIMEGLIELGALVCQKKAQCEICPLKMSCLGRCKAALLPIKSKREKTIHLHRTVAVIHTGQELLLRKGEAGKVMADLHEFPYFDRDVNIEEALGLSLKPQRALPEVTHGFTKYKAFLYPHLYLAARKEIEGHSWVPFQEVKEMPFSSGHRRILFLLRNNQLLNI; from the coding sequence ATGGATTTGGAAAAACTTTCCCATGCGCAATCCTTTGATAGAGAAAGGCTCCGTCAGTGGTTTTTCTTGAATCGCCGCCCCCTCCCCTGGCGGGAAAATCCTTCCCCCTATGAGGTATGGGTTTCAGAGGTGATGTTGCAGCAAACCCAAGTGAGTGTGGTCGTTCCCTACTTCAAACGGTGGATGACACTTTTTCCTACCATTAGCGCTCTTGCTGCCGCCCCCCTTGAAAAGGTGATTAAGGCTTGGGAGGGGCTTGGTTACTATTCCCGTGCGCGTAATCTTCATGAAGGAGCTCGCTATCTCACTGAACATCATGGAGGAGAGCTCCCTGATACCTACGAAGATCTTAAAAACGTGAAGGGACTCGGCCCCTACACCATTGGAGCCATTCTCAGCTTTGCCTTTAAACAAAAAGCAGCTGCCGTGGATGGCAATGTCTTCCGCGTTCTTGCCCGCTACTTTGCCATTGAAGAGCCGATCGATAAGTCCTTTGTCCAAAAGGAAATCCGCACATTAACCGCCGCCCTCCTTCCCGATGATGAGCCTTGGATTATTATGGAAGGGTTGATTGAACTGGGCGCCCTTGTCTGCCAAAAAAAGGCGCAGTGCGAAATATGCCCACTAAAAATGAGTTGCTTAGGGAGATGTAAAGCCGCTTTACTTCCAATCAAATCGAAAAGAGAAAAGACCATCCATCTCCATCGCACCGTTGCAGTCATCCATACAGGTCAAGAGCTCCTCCTTAGAAAAGGAGAAGCGGGAAAGGTGATGGCCGATCTCCATGAATTCCCCTATTTTGACCGGGACGTAAACATCGAAGAGGCTTTGGGTCTTTCTCTCAAACCCCAAAGAGCTCTCCCCGAAGTGACCCATGGCTTTACAAAATATAAAGCGTTTCTCTATCCCCACCTCTACCTTGCCGCGCGCAAAGAAATCGAAGGGCACAGTTGGGTTCCCTTTCAAGAAGTGAAAGAAATGCCGTTTTCTTCGGGGCATCGACGGATCCTTTTTTTGTTGAGGAATAATCAGCTTCTCAATATCTAA
- a CDS encoding CDP-glycerol glycerophosphotransferase family protein, translating into MDWTHAIALIHGNDKHHLDHLAPLASQLGIPLIVTDVEIETLAKRYYPNLTIFYFDPVSVGTRVVSKFDTVISSLPKDLLDQIFFIPENLQNKKLNYIWCPHGNSDKGHASYFMEGLSKEKQALVYGKRMVDFLKEKGVYEQLEEVKFLGNYRHQYFLSHTPFYQEVVEKEIVSKLPRENKTVLYAPTWKDAENSSSLEAALKPLLEGLPKNWNLIVKPHPNLEVDIEVQKENALILKDFPPIYALLSAVDAYLGDMSSIGYDFLTFRKPMFFLNPNKRCPKKDKGLYLTRCGTLIAQSDFDKIFSIIEKSDSAPFAKVQEAVYNRTYERNITL; encoded by the coding sequence ATGGATTGGACACATGCGATAGCACTCATTCATGGGAATGACAAGCACCATCTCGATCACCTAGCTCCATTAGCAAGTCAGTTGGGAATTCCTCTTATCGTTACTGACGTGGAAATCGAAACCCTTGCAAAGCGATACTACCCCAACCTCACTATTTTTTATTTTGATCCTGTCTCAGTGGGGACCCGCGTTGTTTCAAAATTTGATACAGTAATCTCCTCTCTTCCTAAAGACCTTCTCGACCAAATCTTTTTTATTCCTGAAAATCTCCAAAACAAAAAACTGAATTATATCTGGTGTCCTCATGGAAACTCTGATAAGGGACATGCCTCTTACTTTATGGAAGGACTTTCCAAAGAAAAACAGGCCCTTGTTTATGGAAAACGAATGGTCGATTTTCTTAAAGAGAAAGGGGTCTATGAGCAGCTCGAAGAGGTCAAGTTTTTGGGGAACTACCGTCACCAATATTTTCTTAGTCACACACCTTTTTATCAGGAGGTCGTTGAAAAGGAAATTGTTTCTAAACTCCCCCGTGAAAATAAAACGGTCCTTTATGCTCCCACCTGGAAAGATGCTGAAAACTCTTCTTCTTTGGAGGCCGCTTTAAAGCCCCTTCTTGAAGGGCTTCCCAAAAACTGGAATTTGATTGTAAAGCCACACCCTAATCTTGAAGTTGACATTGAGGTTCAGAAAGAAAATGCGTTGATTCTCAAAGACTTTCCCCCCATTTATGCTCTCCTTAGTGCTGTCGATGCTTACCTGGGTGACATGTCGTCGATCGGATATGATTTTCTCACCTTTAGAAAGCCAATGTTTTTTTTAAATCCCAATAAGCGGTGTCCCAAAAAGGACAAAGGGCTTTACCTTACCCGGTGTGGCACTCTCATTGCTCAGAGCGATTTCGATAAGATTTTTTCGATCATTGAAAAGAGTGATTCAGCCCCATTTGCAAAGGTTCAAGAAGCTGTGTATAATAGGACCTATGAAAGAAATATTACCCTCTGA
- a CDS encoding CDP-glycerol glycerophosphotransferase family protein — MKEILPSDSCGICLAPGDSVNHLDHLAPLAYIMEVPMVVDQELLEGTVEKYYPNVKRIYIDHHAKILEHLAGNYNTLFVSSANYRMDLSPLFEVIYRKEMNFWYCPHGNSDKAVDSFKHQTFTFTYGDQMEDRLRDAGILDTFKGFVRTGNYRLPFYRKYESFYDDLVEKEVFGQFAKKQTTILYAPTWQDIEKSTSFFDVGLTVAEQLPPDYNLILKLHPWIVHHKAGYVQHLEEKYRDCPNVAVLPLYPLVLPLLKRTDIYLGDFSSIGYDFLYYNRPMFFFEGSERLKSRDFATDLHGCGTLIPESAYGSIYPFIEKHLKEQDNFRAKRKEVFDYAFGKERSFETIRDEVRELVAAQV; from the coding sequence ATGAAAGAAATATTACCCTCTGATTCTTGTGGCATCTGCCTAGCCCCTGGCGATTCTGTGAATCACCTCGACCACCTAGCCCCTCTTGCATACATCATGGAAGTTCCAATGGTCGTCGATCAGGAACTCTTAGAGGGAACCGTTGAGAAATACTACCCCAATGTAAAGCGGATTTACATCGACCATCATGCCAAAATTCTTGAGCATTTAGCAGGGAACTACAATACCCTCTTTGTTTCAAGTGCAAACTATCGGATGGATCTGAGCCCCCTCTTTGAAGTGATTTACAGAAAGGAGATGAACTTTTGGTATTGTCCCCATGGAAATTCAGATAAGGCGGTCGATAGTTTTAAACATCAAACCTTCACCTTTACCTATGGGGATCAGATGGAGGATCGCTTAAGAGATGCTGGAATCCTGGATACCTTTAAAGGGTTTGTCCGAACAGGGAACTATCGGCTCCCCTTTTACAGAAAGTATGAGTCTTTCTATGACGACTTGGTTGAGAAGGAGGTTTTCGGTCAATTTGCAAAGAAACAAACGACGATTCTCTATGCCCCTACCTGGCAAGATATTGAAAAATCGACCTCTTTTTTTGATGTTGGGTTGACAGTGGCGGAGCAGCTTCCTCCAGACTATAATCTCATTTTAAAACTCCATCCTTGGATCGTTCATCACAAGGCGGGCTATGTCCAACATCTCGAGGAAAAGTATCGCGACTGCCCGAACGTTGCCGTTCTTCCTCTATACCCTCTTGTCCTTCCCCTCTTAAAGCGAACCGACATCTATCTCGGCGATTTTTCCTCAATTGGCTATGACTTTCTCTACTATAACCGCCCAATGTTTTTCTTTGAGGGGTCTGAACGGCTAAAGTCGCGTGACTTTGCAACAGATCTCCACGGCTGCGGCACCCTTATTCCAGAAAGCGCTTACGGCTCCATCTATCCTTTCATCGAAAAACATCTAAAAGAGCAAGATAACTTTAGGGCAAAGCGCAAAGAGGTTTTTGACTATGCCTTTGGAAAAGAGCGTTCCTTTGAAACCATCCGCGATGAGGTTAGAGAGCTTGTTGCTGCACAGGTATAG
- a CDS encoding MFS transporter encodes MKKHLQNPVSRAFILSNLVACPFFGIFALLPMILCRELDATPFQISTMTALKPLTALFVSYWSSSRLGEEHRLGLLWAYFLKFLPFVLIPFFSSPWMFIFAFGMHMLLLRGVIPTWMELLKQNLSESDRGKVCATGSTINYLCTALMPILFGWVLDMLNGSWRWVFVLTSLLGMCSVWIIFKTLQTPTQQYHREKGKPLRHHLSKPWRNSWSLLRKRPDFLQFQMGFFLGGAGLMTMHATIPKYFTETLHLSYTEMFLAVCLCKGVGFTIASPFWVKVFNRSEIFLFCARVPLIAAIFPALLILAKFNFLFVFLAYFLYGVMQSGSELGWKMSGPIFSAEKDSRPYSLINVLAVGVRGAIFPYFGAALFIYGGPYLSFIVGGLFCLMGSIHIFRSSKKHAIPVQQQAL; translated from the coding sequence ATGAAAAAGCACCTTCAAAACCCTGTATCTAGGGCCTTTATTCTTTCAAATCTAGTTGCTTGCCCTTTTTTTGGGATCTTTGCTCTTTTGCCAATGATTCTTTGTAGGGAGCTAGATGCAACTCCTTTTCAAATAAGTACAATGACTGCACTTAAGCCATTAACCGCTCTATTTGTTTCTTATTGGAGTAGCTCAAGATTAGGAGAGGAGCATAGACTGGGTTTACTATGGGCCTACTTTCTAAAATTTTTACCCTTTGTTTTGATTCCGTTTTTTTCTAGCCCTTGGATGTTTATCTTTGCATTCGGCATGCATATGCTCCTTCTTAGAGGAGTCATTCCTACATGGATGGAACTTCTTAAACAAAACCTTTCAGAGTCTGACCGAGGAAAAGTTTGCGCAACGGGTTCGACGATTAACTACCTTTGCACAGCTCTCATGCCAATCTTATTTGGATGGGTATTAGATATGTTAAATGGATCGTGGCGTTGGGTGTTTGTCCTTACGAGTCTTTTGGGGATGTGCTCGGTTTGGATTATCTTTAAGACCCTTCAAACACCCACCCAGCAATATCATCGAGAAAAAGGGAAGCCTTTAAGGCACCACCTGTCCAAGCCTTGGAGAAACAGTTGGAGCCTTTTACGTAAGCGGCCGGATTTTCTTCAGTTTCAAATGGGTTTTTTTCTAGGGGGCGCAGGGCTCATGACAATGCATGCAACTATCCCCAAGTACTTTACCGAGACCCTTCACCTTTCCTATACCGAAATGTTTTTAGCTGTTTGCCTCTGTAAAGGAGTTGGCTTTACAATTGCTTCTCCTTTTTGGGTGAAGGTCTTTAATCGCTCTGAGATTTTTTTATTTTGTGCCCGGGTTCCCCTAATTGCTGCGATTTTCCCGGCTTTACTTATTCTGGCAAAGTTTAACTTCCTTTTTGTCTTCCTTGCCTATTTTCTCTATGGAGTGATGCAGTCTGGAAGCGAGTTAGGATGGAAAATGTCGGGACCGATCTTCTCAGCCGAAAAAGATAGTAGGCCCTACTCACTCATTAATGTCTTAGCTGTTGGGGTTAGGGGGGCAATTTTCCCCTATTTTGGAGCTGCTCTATTTATCTATGGAGGTCCCTACTTATCATTCATTGTTGGTGGACTATTTTGTTTGATGGGGAGCATCCATATTTTTAGATCTAGCAAGAAACACGCTATACCTGTGCAGCAACAAGCTCTCTAA
- a CDS encoding ABC transporter permease, with protein MILTKMLEHIELTFISLFIAMLVAIPLGIFLSHSKGKLSSIILRFTAMIQTIPGLALIAFIVVLLAALRSFFPIPTIGVFPAVIVLVFYALLPILSNTYSGIQQVSINVKNVAKAMGMTPRQVLFYVEIPLSLPILINGVRIALVTTIGMVTLTSLVGAGGLGDLIIQGLRTMQMKQVLAGTIPAALLAILFDTILTKVGNYFVPEYGP; from the coding sequence ATGATTCTCACGAAAATGCTCGAACATATAGAGCTCACCTTTATCTCCCTTTTTATTGCGATGTTGGTCGCCATCCCACTTGGGATTTTTCTTTCCCACTCCAAGGGAAAACTCTCCTCGATCATCCTCCGTTTTACAGCGATGATCCAAACCATTCCCGGCCTTGCCCTCATCGCCTTTATTGTTGTTTTACTTGCTGCACTCCGTTCCTTCTTTCCGATCCCGACCATCGGGGTTTTCCCCGCTGTGATCGTCCTCGTCTTCTATGCCCTCCTTCCCATCCTGAGCAATACTTATTCGGGAATTCAGCAGGTAAGTATCAATGTAAAAAATGTTGCCAAAGCGATGGGGATGACCCCGCGCCAAGTCCTCTTTTATGTGGAGATTCCCCTCTCTCTTCCCATCTTGATCAATGGGGTACGGATTGCCCTTGTCACAACAATTGGAATGGTAACTCTAACGAGCCTAGTAGGAGCAGGGGGGCTTGGCGACCTGATTATTCAGGGACTGAGGACGATGCAGATGAAGCAGGTCCTTGCGGGGACTATCCCTGCAGCACTTCTAGCGATCCTCTTCGACACGATCCTCACGAAGGTTGGAAACTACTTCGTTCCTGAATATGGGCCCTAG
- a CDS encoding ABC transporter ATP-binding protein, producing MIRFNNVSKTLSKNVCVIKNLTLEVKEGETLVILGKSGSGKTTVLKLINRLLDPTSGTIMVGGKDTLTLDPIVLRRSIGYAVQEIGLFPHMTVEENIAVVPKLLGWEEQKIKKRVEQLLEIMRLDPSEFKKRYPLKLSGGQRQRIGVARAIAADPPIILMDEPFGALDPITREQTQKEFLELESKIKKTIVFVTHDIFEAVRMGDRIALMDQGELVQIATPRSFVENPPTVFADEFLGQHRFQLSLLTKTITENIETGPKKKEESLPELTPNTTLIEALNAFKEAKAEVLPVYSGSSYQGEVKKEKLLDEIMELL from the coding sequence ATGATCCGATTTAACAACGTTTCCAAAACCCTTTCCAAGAATGTTTGTGTGATTAAAAACCTCACCCTTGAGGTCAAAGAAGGAGAAACCCTCGTTATTTTAGGAAAGAGTGGAAGTGGAAAAACGACCGTACTAAAACTTATTAACCGACTTCTCGACCCTACCTCGGGAACCATTATGGTGGGAGGAAAAGATACCCTTACCCTAGACCCGATTGTCCTTCGGAGAAGTATCGGATATGCCGTTCAAGAAATCGGCCTTTTTCCCCATATGACCGTCGAAGAAAATATTGCCGTCGTTCCCAAACTTTTAGGGTGGGAGGAACAAAAAATAAAAAAAAGAGTTGAGCAGCTCCTTGAAATAATGAGGCTTGATCCTAGCGAATTTAAGAAGCGATACCCCCTAAAACTGAGCGGAGGGCAGCGGCAACGGATTGGCGTTGCGCGCGCAATAGCTGCCGATCCCCCCATTATCTTGATGGATGAACCCTTTGGTGCCCTTGACCCCATTACTCGAGAACAAACACAGAAAGAATTTCTCGAACTAGAGTCAAAAATCAAGAAAACAATCGTTTTTGTGACCCACGATATTTTCGAAGCGGTCCGGATGGGAGATCGGATCGCTCTCATGGACCAAGGAGAACTTGTTCAAATCGCAACACCCCGCTCCTTTGTAGAAAATCCGCCGACCGTTTTTGCCGATGAGTTTTTAGGGCAACACCGGTTCCAGCTCTCCCTTCTTACCAAAACGATTACCGAAAATATCGAAACAGGGCCCAAGAAAAAAGAAGAGTCGCTTCCAGAACTCACCCCAAATACCACTTTAATCGAAGCCTTAAACGCCTTCAAAGAGGCAAAAGCAGAGGTGCTCCCCGTCTATAGCGGTTCTTCCTATCAAGGAGAAGTTAAAAAAGAAAAACTTCTTGATGAAATTATGGAGCTCTTATGA
- a CDS encoding rod shape-determining protein MreC, which translates to MKKKRYRPYLLLALFLLALFYLPFGVVRGMRSAAVAVSPPALKSRVKKSEGTEILLLKRQNESLRHLLLSKERMERQLEKLKTLTAIDETRGNAFYKRRIARAEKLLNLELLSLDAKVIHRAPTHWNETLWINVGERDNKKLGEIVVAVGSPVLRGEHLIGVVEHVESRKSHVRLLTDSSLTLSVRVARGGTGDRELLREVKQLTRHLILRREHQETLVALGKLQERLEAEVTDHYLAKGELYGSSSPLWRGRSEVLKGVGFNYDFGDEEGPALELRTGRPLDQLNKEETLPLIEVGDLLVTTGLDGVFPADIPVACVSKIAPLKEGGVSFEIEAELCAGNLNSLTEVTLLPPVVYDPI; encoded by the coding sequence ATGAAAAAAAAGCGTTATCGTCCCTACCTTTTACTCGCTCTTTTTTTGCTTGCGCTCTTCTATCTCCCTTTTGGAGTTGTTCGAGGAATGCGCAGTGCAGCGGTCGCGGTATCTCCCCCAGCGCTGAAGAGTAGGGTGAAGAAAAGTGAAGGAACAGAGATCCTTCTCCTTAAAAGGCAAAATGAAAGTTTGCGTCATCTCCTCCTTTCTAAAGAACGGATGGAGCGACAACTTGAAAAACTCAAAACTTTAACTGCGATCGATGAAACACGGGGAAATGCTTTTTATAAGCGGAGGATTGCAAGAGCGGAAAAACTTCTAAACTTAGAACTCCTTTCCCTCGATGCTAAAGTCATTCATCGAGCGCCCACACATTGGAACGAAACGTTGTGGATCAATGTGGGTGAAAGAGACAATAAAAAGCTGGGCGAAATTGTTGTTGCAGTAGGAAGCCCCGTTTTAAGAGGAGAGCACTTAATTGGTGTTGTGGAACATGTCGAATCTCGTAAGAGTCATGTTCGCCTTCTAACCGATTCTTCTCTTACCCTTTCTGTCCGAGTTGCTCGTGGGGGGACAGGGGATCGAGAGCTTTTGAGAGAGGTGAAACAACTCACCCGCCACTTGATTTTAAGAAGAGAACATCAAGAGACCTTAGTCGCTTTAGGAAAGCTTCAAGAAAGGCTTGAGGCGGAGGTGACCGACCATTACCTAGCAAAGGGAGAGCTCTATGGGAGTAGCAGTCCCCTTTGGCGGGGGCGCTCAGAAGTTCTTAAAGGAGTAGGCTTTAACTATGACTTTGGAGATGAGGAGGGGCCGGCTCTTGAATTGCGAACAGGAAGGCCTCTTGATCAGTTGAACAAAGAAGAGACCCTTCCCCTTATTGAAGTGGGAGACCTTCTTGTGACAACAGGGCTTGATGGAGTATTTCCCGCAGATATTCCGGTGGCATGCGTGAGTAAAATTGCTCCCTTAAAAGAGGGAGGGGTTTCCTTTGAGATTGAAGCGGAGCTTTGTGCAGGAAACTTGAATTCCCTGACTGAAGTGACGCTTCTTCCCCCGGTGGTCTATGATCCGATTTAA
- a CDS encoding aromatic amino acid transaminase gives MSLFEKVEPVPPDPIFGLAARFRKDKRSNKIDLTLGVYKGKSLKIEILRSVKEAEKILIKMEKDKGYLPMGGDERFVQESQKLIFGEALCKTLKGKVFGAQTVGGTGALRLGGDFLAREVTKCVYVSDPTWPNHIGIFEAAGMEVKKYPYYNKETHALDFQKMLDYLSALPEKSLVVLHACCHNPTGCDPTQAEWKELSALLLKKKLIPFFDFAYQGFGRGLDEDAWAIRYFAEQGHEMFVAASYSKNFALYGERIGSLSILAKNEQVSQNLASVVRRIARVNYSNPPRHGGEIVATILQDLGLTKLWKGEVDQMRKRIEEMRSELIHALSGQFGKDKYGFLKRRSGLFSMLGLEGSQVDRMIEEYGVYLTRSGRINLTGLSEDNLPNILEAMIKTAS, from the coding sequence ATGAGTTTATTTGAAAAGGTTGAACCCGTCCCACCTGACCCAATTTTTGGGCTAGCAGCCCGTTTTAGAAAAGATAAAAGGTCGAATAAAATCGACTTAACATTAGGGGTTTATAAGGGGAAAAGTTTAAAAATCGAGATCCTTCGCTCTGTTAAAGAAGCAGAAAAAATTTTGATTAAAATGGAGAAGGATAAGGGGTATTTACCGATGGGGGGAGATGAAAGGTTTGTGCAAGAGTCGCAAAAGCTCATCTTTGGAGAGGCCCTTTGCAAAACACTTAAGGGAAAAGTTTTTGGAGCGCAGACGGTTGGAGGGACGGGAGCTCTCCGCCTTGGAGGAGATTTTTTAGCCCGTGAGGTTACAAAATGTGTCTATGTTTCTGACCCAACCTGGCCCAACCACATTGGGATCTTTGAAGCGGCTGGAATGGAGGTCAAGAAATATCCCTACTATAATAAGGAGACGCATGCTCTCGACTTTCAGAAGATGCTCGACTACCTTTCCGCTCTTCCAGAGAAAAGTTTAGTGGTTTTACATGCTTGTTGTCATAATCCTACGGGATGTGATCCGACGCAGGCGGAGTGGAAGGAACTTTCTGCCCTCCTTTTAAAGAAAAAGCTGATCCCTTTCTTTGACTTTGCCTATCAAGGGTTTGGAAGAGGTCTCGATGAGGATGCTTGGGCAATTCGTTATTTTGCTGAGCAGGGGCATGAGATGTTTGTTGCCGCTTCCTACTCGAAAAACTTTGCCCTTTATGGAGAACGGATAGGCTCTCTTTCGATCTTAGCAAAGAATGAACAGGTGAGCCAAAACCTAGCCTCCGTGGTCAGGCGTATTGCTCGAGTTAACTACTCAAATCCTCCCCGTCATGGAGGGGAAATTGTAGCAACGATTTTGCAGGATCTTGGACTTACAAAGCTGTGGAAAGGGGAAGTTGATCAGATGCGCAAAAGAATCGAAGAGATGAGAAGTGAGCTGATTCATGCCCTTTCTGGTCAGTTTGGAAAAGACAAATATGGTTTTTTAAAAAGACGGTCTGGGTTATTTTCAATGCTAGGTTTAGAAGGGAGCCAGGTCGATCGGATGATCGAGGAATATGGGGTTTACCTGACCCGCAGTGGAAGGATTAATCTCACAGGGCTTTCCGAAGACAACTTACCCAATATACTAGAGGCAATGATCAAAACAGCTTCATGA